In Hyphomicrobiaceae bacterium, the following are encoded in one genomic region:
- a CDS encoding 2-oxo acid dehydrogenase subunit E2 has protein sequence MSSSEVKVPDIGDFKSVPVIEVHVKPGQTVKAEDPLVTLESDKAAMDVPAPRDGTVESVTVKVGDKVSEGTLIVKFAEGGDEKAPAAAKPESSAKSAPAAAPAASAPQAKAAPVSTLEPMPEPLPIPREVPAPPLHDFAGVHASPAVRRLARELDVDLTALKGTGEHGRITKDDVKRAIAKDSGSGGGGGSGIPEIPPQDFAKFGPIETKPLSRMKRLSGPHLHRAWLNIPHVTHTDEADITDLDAYRKTLDNAAKAKGFRVTLLVFLMKASVVALKEFPEFNASLAPGKDALIHKKYYNIGVAVDTPDGLVVPVIKDVDRKGVLELSQELSAVSAKMRDGKIAPADIQGGTFSISSLGGIGGTAFTPIVNAPEVAILGVVRAAIKPKWDGATFEPRLMLPLCLSYDHRVIDGALAARFTRRLADVLEDVRQLVL, from the coding sequence ATGTCATCGAGCGAAGTCAAGGTTCCCGATATCGGCGACTTCAAGAGTGTGCCTGTCATCGAGGTTCACGTTAAGCCGGGGCAGACCGTCAAGGCCGAGGATCCACTTGTTACGCTTGAAAGCGACAAGGCGGCTATGGATGTACCCGCTCCGCGAGATGGGACGGTCGAGTCGGTGACGGTGAAGGTTGGCGACAAAGTTAGCGAAGGCACTCTCATCGTAAAATTTGCCGAAGGTGGTGATGAGAAGGCGCCTGCCGCGGCCAAGCCGGAATCGAGCGCGAAATCTGCACCCGCCGCCGCGCCGGCGGCCTCCGCTCCGCAAGCAAAGGCTGCACCTGTCTCCACCCTGGAGCCGATGCCCGAGCCACTCCCCATCCCGCGCGAGGTTCCCGCTCCTCCACTGCACGACTTTGCAGGTGTTCATGCAAGTCCGGCAGTCCGCCGCCTTGCGCGTGAACTTGACGTCGACCTAACGGCGCTCAAGGGAACCGGCGAACATGGCCGCATCACCAAGGACGACGTGAAACGGGCGATTGCGAAGGACAGTGGCTCAGGGGGCGGTGGTGGTTCCGGCATCCCGGAAATTCCCCCCCAGGATTTCGCCAAGTTCGGTCCGATTGAAACCAAGCCGCTGTCACGCATGAAGCGGCTGTCGGGACCCCATCTCCATCGCGCGTGGCTCAACATTCCGCATGTCACCCATACGGACGAGGCCGACATTACCGACCTCGATGCCTACCGCAAGACGCTCGATAACGCCGCGAAGGCAAAAGGCTTCCGCGTCACGCTGTTGGTATTCTTGATGAAGGCGTCGGTCGTCGCATTGAAAGAGTTCCCCGAGTTCAATGCTTCCCTCGCGCCAGGTAAAGACGCGCTCATCCATAAGAAGTACTATAACATTGGCGTTGCGGTGGACACGCCCGACGGGCTCGTCGTTCCCGTGATTAAGGACGTGGATCGGAAAGGTGTCCTTGAGCTTTCGCAGGAATTATCGGCCGTTTCAGCCAAGATGCGTGATGGGAAAATTGCGCCTGCTGACATTCAAGGCGGAACATTTTCTATTTCGTCGCTCGGTGGAATCGGCGGCACCGCGTTTACCCCAATCGTCAACGCGCCCGAGGTGGCAATTCTGGGTGTCGTGCGCGCTGCCATCAAACCGAAGTGGGACGGTGCGACGTTCGAACCACGTCTGATGCTGCCTTTATGCCTTTCCTACGACCACCGGGTTATTGACGGGGCGCTCGCTGCACGCTTCACCCGTAGGCTGGCGGATGTCTTGGAGGATGTGCGCCAACTCGTCTTGTAA